A window of Rhodothermus sp. genomic DNA:
TAACATCCTGCTGGCCATTTTCATTTTTGCCGGGCTCAAGCTGGCCTATGGTGAGCTGTACATTCCTGCTGAGAATGTGCGGGCGGTTTATGTGGACGAAGGTTCGCTGGCCTACGAAATGGGATTGCGCACGGGTGACCGCATTATCGCCGTGAATGGACGGCCGCTGGTACGCTATGGGGATCTGCGTAATCTGGAAGCGTTGCTGGCCAGTCCATTTACGATTACCGTGGTGCGGGACGGTGACACGCTGACGTTTACCGGTCCACCGGACCTGATGACCCAGCTCAGCCGTCGAGGTGGATTGCTGGGCATCTCGGTGGATCCGCCGCTGGTAGGAGGCGTGTTGGAAGGAGCACCTGCAGCCCGAGCCGGCCTGCAGACGGGTGACCGCATCCTGGCCATCGACTCCGTAGCTATTGGCTTCTGGAACGAACTGGTCGAAATCGTCCAGCAGCGGGGGGGGCAGCCCATGCGTATACGCTGGCTGCGGCCTGATACCAGCAGGGTAGTGCCTGAAGGGGCCGTCGAAGTGGCTCGCCGGTCCGACGGGATAGTCTATGAAGCGACGATCCGACCCTACTATGATCCGGAGGCCGATCGTTACTACCTGGGCATTGCCGCTCCCACGCCGCAGCTGCTGATGGCATACTTTGGGGTGCAACAGGTGCACTACGGAATCGGATCCGCAATCCTGGCCGGCATCAAGGAGACCTGGACGCATACACGGGTGATTCTGACCAGTCTGCGTCGCATGGTGACCGGCCAGGAAAGTTTCCGGGAGAATGTGGGAGGCCCGATCATGATTGCCAAAGTCACCAAAGAAGCAGCCGAAGCAGGCGCCCGTGCCTTCTGGAATATTGTCGCTTTGCTGTCTATTACGCTGGCTATCGTGAATATCCTACCGGTGCCGGCACTGGATGGCGGACACCTGCTGTTTCTGCTCTACGAGGCCATTGCGCGACGAGAGCCTTCCGTACGGGTACGGCTGGCGCTACAGCAGGTAGGCATGATTTTGCTGATCGCCTTCATGGCATTCGTTATCCTGAACGATCTATTACGGTTGTAGGGGGTTTAAGCTGAGGACCTGACCCGGACAGTACAGTGCGCAGTACTGCTAACACGGCCGACGCGGTGACTATTACAGGCAACGTGCAGACCGAGGAAGACCGAGCGCTCCAGGAGGAGCTTCGGCAGCGGGGACCATTGCCGGCCCATATTGCCATCATCATGGATGGTAACGGTCGGTGGGCGCAACAACAGGGCAAACGACGGGTAGTGGGGCACTACGAAGGCGTTGCATCGGTGCGTGACATCACCGAAGCCTGCGCCCAGCTCGGTATTCCATACCTGACGCTCTATACGTTCAGTACCGAGAACTGGCAGCGGCCGGCTTCTGAAGTCAATGCTCTGATGCAGCTTCTGGTGAAAACAATTCGCCGGGAGAAGAAAGCCCTGCTGGAAAATGGCGTGCAGCTGCGTGTGATCGGCGACATGATGCAGCTGCCTCCAATATGCCGAGACGAGCTAAAACAGGCCATCCAGGAGACGGCCAAAAACAAACGTCTGGTGCTGACGCTGGCTTTGTCTTACAGCGGACGCTGGGAGATTCTGCAGGCTGTGCAGGCACTGGCACGACAGGTGCAGGAAGGCAGGCTGCGACCTGAAGAGATCGACGAAGCCACTTTCGCTGCTGCCCTGCCCAGTGCTGGACTGCCTGATCCTGATCTGCTGATTCGAACAGGCGGCGAGTTTCGCATCTCCAACTTTTTGCTCTGGCAGATTGCGTACACCGAACTGTATATCACAGATATTTACTGGCCCGCCTTCCGGCGGCGTCAGCTGTACGAGGCCATCCGCAGCTACCAGAACCGTGAACGCCGGTTTGGCCGAATTTATACCTCAGATACGAATGGCATCGGTTAAAACGTTAACAGGCCAGAAGCACTACGCAGGCACAAAAACGCGAGGCATGCCACAGATGAAACGGATGGTGGTGTGGTTGTGCAGTGGACTGCTGCTGACACTGGGCGTGGCCCGGGCGCAGACGTTCGCGCCGAACGGTGTCAGCCGCGTTGTGCTGCAGGGATTGGAGATTGAAGGCGTCCAGGACGAAAGCACCAGAGATATTGTGCGGCAGGCCAGCGGGTTGCGTATTGGCCAGGAGCTTGCGTTGCCAGGCGACCCGGCGCTGGCCGAGGCAATTCGCGGCATCTACCGGCTGGGGCTGTTCTCGCAGGTGCAGATCATAGAGCAACGGCGAGAAAGTGAGGCCGTGTACCTGACCATCCGGGTCCAGGAAGAACCCCGGCTGGCCAGTTACACATTCTCCGGTCTAAAGAAAGGAGACCGAAAAGAACTGCGCAAACGGTTGCCGCTGTTTCGAGGGGCGCGGGTGCGCCCGACCGACATCGAGCGTTCCGAGCAGATCATTCGAGAGTACCTGAAAGAAAAAGGGTATCTGCTGGCTCAAGTGCGCACGCGTCGCGAAGAGAATGACCAGGGAGAGGTGATACTGCATTTCGAGGTAGAGCGAGGCGAAAAGGTCAAAATCGGTCAGATCATTTTTGAGGGCAATGAACAGGTCTCCGACAGGAAGCTCCGGGGCAAAATGAAGCATACCAAGCAGAAAAGCTGGTGGCGTTTCTGGCGCAAAGCCCGTTTCGACCCGGACAAATTCGAAGAAGACCTGCAAGCCATCATTGATTACTACAACGAAAAGGGATTCTACGATGCCCGGATTGTACACGACACCGTCTACCTGGCCGAAAACACCGAAGATCCGGAGCTGATTGTTAAGATTACCGTGCACGAAGGCCCCCGTTATTATGTGCGCCGCATCGAGTGGGAGGGCAACACGGTGTTTCCCGATGAGGTGTTAACCGAAGCGCTGGGCATCAAAAAAGGGGATCCGTTCAATCGAAAAAAGCTGGAAGAAAATCTCTACGGTAACCGGCACAGCACGGATGTCTCCAGCCTGTATATGAATCGGGGCTACATGCTCTTCCGTGCGGAGCCAAGAATTCAAGTGGTGGGCCGCGACTCGCTGGACCTTTATTTTGATGTATATGAAGGCGACGTCTTCGAGTTCGGGACTATCAACATTACGGGCAATACGAAGACGAAAGAACATGTGATCCGGCGCGAGCTGTACACGATCCCGGGGCAAACCTTCAGCCGTGATGCCATTCAGGAATCGATACGACGCCTGGCACAGCTCAACTACTTCAATCAGGAGGCACTGGCTGCAGGTCCCGAGGTACAGGTCAATCCTGAGAAAAAGACAGTTGATCTGACCTATAAGGTCGAAGAGGTAGGGAGCGACCAGCTTGAGCTTTCAGGAACATGGGGGCAGCTCGGACTGATTCTCATGTTGCGCTTTACCCTGAACAATTTCTCAGCGCAGAATCTGTTTAACGGCAAGGCCTGGCGGCCGCTTCCTGCCGGGGATGGCCAGCAGCTTTCCCTGAGTATCCAGACGAATGGCACATACTATCAAAGCTATGGACTATCGTTTACAGAGCCCTGGTTCCGGGGACGACCCAATCCGGTCGGTTTTGCGCTGGACTATACCCGCTTTAGTGACTACCCCTTCTTCAACAACATAGGTGATCTGACCACCTTTACCAGTCGTGTCTTTTACGAGCGGCGGCTGAAATGGCCCGACGACTATTTTACCGGCTCCCTCGGCTTAGGCTTCCAGTACTTTGAAAACAATAACTTCACCACCACATTGCCCCGGGGCGTCAGCCGGGAAATCACCCTGCGCGCCGGGCTGACGCGCAATTCACTCGACAATCCGCTGTTCCCAACGGCTGGTTCGCTGGTGCGGTTATCGCTTGATGTGGCGTTGCCGTTTGGGGACTTTGTACAATACCACAAATGGCGGTTGAAGACGAACTGGAATGTGCCGCTCTTTCCAAAGATATCGTTGGGCTTCGGTACCGAGTTTGGCTTTATCGGATCGATTACGGGCGATCCTGTGGTCTTTCAACGGTTCATCGTGGGAGGCTCTCCCTTCGACACGCAGGGAGCTTTTGGCTACTACGGGAAGGATATCGTCTACATGCGTGGCTATCCACTGGGTGTGCTCGGCCCCCGGCTGAACAACGAGCCCATTGGCGGACGTATCCTGAATAAGTACACGTCAGAACTGCGCTGGTTGGCCGTGCAGAGTCCCCAGCTACAAGCCGCTCCTTATCTGTTTATGGATGCAGCCAATACATGGGATCGATTTGCCACCTATAATCCGGCGCAACTTTTCCGTTCGGCCGGCTTTGGCGTACGCCTTTTCCTGCCTATCCTGGGCATGGTGGAGCTGGTCTATGGCTATAACTTTGACGAGTTTCAGCCCATTCCGACGCAAGGACACGACGGATCGCGGCGCTGGTACTTCCAGTTCTCGCTGGGACAGGGTTTCAACAACTAATCGGACGCTTACCCATGCCGCAAACACTAAGGATCTTGCTGCTGGGGATGTTGTGTCTGGCGGGCGTGGTGCAGGCGCAGCATCGCATTGGCTATGTGGATACCGAGTATATTTTAAGCAAGCTGCCTGAGTATCAGGCAGTGCAACAGCGTCTGGATCAGATGGTCCGTGACTGGCAGGCTGAACTCGAACAGCGACGTCAGGAGATCGATCGCATGTTCGAAGAGTACCAGGCGCGGGAGTTGCTCTACACGCCGGAAGAACGGCAGCGCCGTCGCGAGGAAATTGCTCGTGCAGAAGCCGAGCTGGATCGTCTACGGCAACAGTACTTTGGCCCGGAGGGCGAACTGTTCCGGCAACAGGAGACGTTGTTGCGTCCCCTACAGGAACGGATCCTGGAAGCCATTGAGAACGTGGCGCGCGAGGAAGGGTACGATTATGTACTGGACAAAGCAGCAGCTCCCCTGTTGCTGTACGCTCCACCGGAACATGACCTGAGCGATCGGGTTCTCGCCGAGCTTAACGTAAATGTCGGGTCGCAAAATTGAGCATCAACTAACAGGGATTGTTACAATGCGCACTCGTCGTATTGCACTGCGGGCGCTGATCGGCGTCGTCTTTATAGGAGGCCTGTTACAGGCTGAGATTAGTCTGGCGCAGCCCATGCGCATCGGGTATACGGACCCCGATGTCATCATTGTCAACATGAAGGAGTATCGAGATATTCAGCAGCAGCTACAGAAAGAGGCGCAGGAGAGTCAGACGGCGCTGCAGGAGATGTTCAATGAATATCAGCAGAAACTGGAGCGTTATCAGCGTCAGCGGGCCCTGCTTTCTGAGCAGCGTCGTCAGGAGCGTGAGCAGGAACTGTTGCGGCTTCAACAGGAGATTCAGGAGGCTTCTGCGCGTCGGCAACAGCAGCTGGCTCAGCGAGAGGCTGAGTTGATGCAGCCGTTGCTGGAGCGCGTGCAGCAGGTGATCGACCAGGTGGCGCAGGAGCAAAACCTGGACGTTGTGCTGCGAGCACAGGCATTGCTCTACGTTAAGGAAGGCCGGGTGGTGGACATTACGCGTGAAGTAGCCCGGCGTCTGGGCATTGAAGTGCCGGAAGATACCACGGCAATACAGCAGGACTAAAGACTGAGCCCCTGGATGGTTTTTACAGCGGGCGTCGGAGCCAGGCGCCCGCTTTTTCGTTGGAATAGAACCCTTACGACCCTCCGCCCACTTGATTCCGGCTTCGATATGAGCACGCAGACGGTCCCGCCTTCCGTGGTAGTCAATGCGCGACGGGTGACTACCCAGACACTGCAAGAAATGAAAACGGCCCGTATCCCGATTGCGGCGCTGACGGCTTACGACTATACGTTGGCGCGTATCCTGGACACGGCCGGCATTGATATAATTCTGGTAGGCGACTCAGCTTCCAACGTAATGGCAGGCCATGAAACCACGCTGCCCATCACGCTGGACCAGATGATCTACCATGCGCAGTGTGTGGTGCGGGCCGTGCGACGGGCGCTGGTCGTAGTCGATCTGCCTTTCGGGTCCTACCAGGGAAATCCCAACGAAGCACTGGCCTCAGCCATCCGGGTCATGAAAGAAGCGGGCGCACACGCCGTCAAACTGGAAGGCGGACGGCCCATTCTGGAAGCCGTAGAACGTATCGTTACAGCAGGAATTCCGGTCATGGGACACCTGGGACTGACCCCACAGAGCATTTACCGTTTTGGCACCTATAAAGTGCGTGCACAGGAACCGGACGAGGCCGAACAGTTGCGGCGTGATGCCAAACTATTGGAAGAAGCTGGATGCTTTGCCATCGTGCTGGAAAAGATCCCGGCCGCGCTGGCTCGTGAAGTGACAGCCTCGCTGCGAATCCCAACCATCGGCATCGGCGCCGGAGTGGACTGTGACGGGCAGATCCTTGTATTGCACGATATGCTTGGCCTGACCACCGACTTCAATCCGCGCTTTGTGCGCCGCTATGCCCGATTGGCCGAAACCATTACGGAGGCTGTGCAACATTACGTGCAGGACGTGCGGCACCGTACGTTTCCTGCGCCTGAAGAAAGCTATTAACCGATGCATGCGCCTATGCCTACAGCACCCGATCGCCGACCGCTGATTCTGGTCTGTAACGACGACGGCATTAATGCGCCGGGCATTGCTGCCCTGGCAGCAGCCATGGACGCGCTGGGTGAGGTGTACGTAGTGGCGCCAGCAACTGAACAGAGTGCCGTAGGCCATGCTATCACCGTGCGCGATCCGGTACGGGCTTATCCCTGGTCGTTTACTGTGCCTTCGGGAGAGGTGCCGGCCTATGCGGTTTCGGGTACACCGGCCGACTGTGTCAAGCTGGCTGTCAATCAGCTGCTGCCTCGCCGTCCCGATCTGGTGGTCAGTGGCATCAATCGAGGCCCCAACACGGCGGTCAATGTGATCTATTCGGGTACGGTCAGTGCCGCAACCGAGGCTGCTATCCTGGGCATCGATGCGATCGCTTTTTCCCTCTGCAACTGGACGGCTCACGACTTCAACGCCGCCGCGCACTATGCCCGACAGATTGCGCGCACCGTGCTGACGCGTGGACTGCCACCAGGCATTCTGCTGAATGTGAACATTCCAGACCTACCCCTTGAAGCGATCAAAGGAATTGCGATCACCCGACAGGCCCGTTCCCGCTGGGAAGAAAGCTTCGCCGAACGCCGGGATCCCTATAATCAACCCTACTACTGGCTCACCGGCCGCTTTGTGAATCTGGACGACGGCGACGATACGGACCTGGAGGCCGTCGAGCAGGGCTATGTATCGATTACGCCGCTG
This region includes:
- the rseP gene encoding RIP metalloprotease RseP; its protein translation is MESVLNLLTYIFWVVLAIMILVFTHEMGHFLFARIFGMRVEKFSIGFPPKIFRWRRGETEYVIGATPLGGYVKIAGLIDENLDAEFVHRPPEPWEFRAKPIWQRMLVISGGVLFNILLAIFIFAGLKLAYGELYIPAENVRAVYVDEGSLAYEMGLRTGDRIIAVNGRPLVRYGDLRNLEALLASPFTITVVRDGDTLTFTGPPDLMTQLSRRGGLLGISVDPPLVGGVLEGAPAARAGLQTGDRILAIDSVAIGFWNELVEIVQQRGGQPMRIRWLRPDTSRVVPEGAVEVARRSDGIVYEATIRPYYDPEADRYYLGIAAPTPQLLMAYFGVQQVHYGIGSAILAGIKETWTHTRVILTSLRRMVTGQESFRENVGGPIMIAKVTKEAAEAGARAFWNIVALLSITLAIVNILPVPALDGGHLLFLLYEAIARREPSVRVRLALQQVGMILLIAFMAFVILNDLLRL
- a CDS encoding OmpH family outer membrane protein, which produces MPQTLRILLLGMLCLAGVVQAQHRIGYVDTEYILSKLPEYQAVQQRLDQMVRDWQAELEQRRQEIDRMFEEYQARELLYTPEERQRRREEIARAEAELDRLRQQYFGPEGELFRQQETLLRPLQERILEAIENVAREEGYDYVLDKAAAPLLLYAPPEHDLSDRVLAELNVNVGSQN
- a CDS encoding isoprenyl transferase — protein: MRSTANTADAVTITGNVQTEEDRALQEELRQRGPLPAHIAIIMDGNGRWAQQQGKRRVVGHYEGVASVRDITEACAQLGIPYLTLYTFSTENWQRPASEVNALMQLLVKTIRREKKALLENGVQLRVIGDMMQLPPICRDELKQAIQETAKNKRLVLTLALSYSGRWEILQAVQALARQVQEGRLRPEEIDEATFAAALPSAGLPDPDLLIRTGGEFRISNFLLWQIAYTELYITDIYWPAFRRRQLYEAIRSYQNRERRFGRIYTSDTNGIG
- the surE gene encoding 5'/3'-nucleotidase SurE, translating into MPTAPDRRPLILVCNDDGINAPGIAALAAAMDALGEVYVVAPATEQSAVGHAITVRDPVRAYPWSFTVPSGEVPAYAVSGTPADCVKLAVNQLLPRRPDLVVSGINRGPNTAVNVIYSGTVSAATEAAILGIDAIAFSLCNWTAHDFNAAAHYARQIARTVLTRGLPPGILLNVNIPDLPLEAIKGIAITRQARSRWEESFAERRDPYNQPYYWLTGRFVNLDDGDDTDLEAVEQGYVSITPLQHDLTAHAYRAMLNQWNWDQLPATTEPSTSNGREQRASGDASAPHERTR
- a CDS encoding OmpH family outer membrane protein, whose amino-acid sequence is MRTRRIALRALIGVVFIGGLLQAEISLAQPMRIGYTDPDVIIVNMKEYRDIQQQLQKEAQESQTALQEMFNEYQQKLERYQRQRALLSEQRRQEREQELLRLQQEIQEASARRQQQLAQREAELMQPLLERVQQVIDQVAQEQNLDVVLRAQALLYVKEGRVVDITREVARRLGIEVPEDTTAIQQD
- the bamA gene encoding outer membrane protein assembly factor BamA, translated to MPQMKRMVVWLCSGLLLTLGVARAQTFAPNGVSRVVLQGLEIEGVQDESTRDIVRQASGLRIGQELALPGDPALAEAIRGIYRLGLFSQVQIIEQRRESEAVYLTIRVQEEPRLASYTFSGLKKGDRKELRKRLPLFRGARVRPTDIERSEQIIREYLKEKGYLLAQVRTRREENDQGEVILHFEVERGEKVKIGQIIFEGNEQVSDRKLRGKMKHTKQKSWWRFWRKARFDPDKFEEDLQAIIDYYNEKGFYDARIVHDTVYLAENTEDPELIVKITVHEGPRYYVRRIEWEGNTVFPDEVLTEALGIKKGDPFNRKKLEENLYGNRHSTDVSSLYMNRGYMLFRAEPRIQVVGRDSLDLYFDVYEGDVFEFGTINITGNTKTKEHVIRRELYTIPGQTFSRDAIQESIRRLAQLNYFNQEALAAGPEVQVNPEKKTVDLTYKVEEVGSDQLELSGTWGQLGLILMLRFTLNNFSAQNLFNGKAWRPLPAGDGQQLSLSIQTNGTYYQSYGLSFTEPWFRGRPNPVGFALDYTRFSDYPFFNNIGDLTTFTSRVFYERRLKWPDDYFTGSLGLGFQYFENNNFTTTLPRGVSREITLRAGLTRNSLDNPLFPTAGSLVRLSLDVALPFGDFVQYHKWRLKTNWNVPLFPKISLGFGTEFGFIGSITGDPVVFQRFIVGGSPFDTQGAFGYYGKDIVYMRGYPLGVLGPRLNNEPIGGRILNKYTSELRWLAVQSPQLQAAPYLFMDAANTWDRFATYNPAQLFRSAGFGVRLFLPILGMVELVYGYNFDEFQPIPTQGHDGSRRWYFQFSLGQGFNN
- the panB gene encoding 3-methyl-2-oxobutanoate hydroxymethyltransferase, with translation MSTQTVPPSVVVNARRVTTQTLQEMKTARIPIAALTAYDYTLARILDTAGIDIILVGDSASNVMAGHETTLPITLDQMIYHAQCVVRAVRRALVVVDLPFGSYQGNPNEALASAIRVMKEAGAHAVKLEGGRPILEAVERIVTAGIPVMGHLGLTPQSIYRFGTYKVRAQEPDEAEQLRRDAKLLEEAGCFAIVLEKIPAALAREVTASLRIPTIGIGAGVDCDGQILVLHDMLGLTTDFNPRFVRRYARLAETITEAVQHYVQDVRHRTFPAPEESY